From Demequina capsici, one genomic window encodes:
- the orn gene encoding oligoribonuclease: MASDHLVWIDCEMTGLDLENDALVEVACLVTDAELNVLGDGVSVVIRPPDAAMAQMNDFVTNMHATSGLLPELEHGTTMEDAQRQVLAYVDAHVPAGTRPPLAGNTVGMDKAFLERDMPQLMERLHYRVVDVSSLKELVRRWYPRVFFNAPEKTGGHRALGDIQDSIVELRYYRETVLAPLPGPDSDASRAAAQKVSTTGTPAHVQAESTAD; this comes from the coding sequence ATGGCCTCTGATCACCTTGTCTGGATCGACTGCGAGATGACCGGGCTGGACCTTGAGAACGATGCGCTCGTCGAGGTCGCCTGCCTGGTCACGGACGCCGAGCTCAACGTGCTCGGCGACGGCGTGTCCGTGGTGATCCGACCGCCGGACGCGGCGATGGCGCAGATGAACGACTTCGTGACGAACATGCACGCGACGTCGGGCCTGCTGCCCGAGCTCGAGCACGGCACCACCATGGAGGACGCGCAGCGCCAGGTGCTCGCATACGTGGACGCCCATGTGCCTGCAGGCACCCGCCCCCCGCTCGCGGGCAACACCGTCGGCATGGACAAGGCGTTCCTGGAGCGGGACATGCCGCAGCTCATGGAACGCCTGCACTACCGCGTGGTCGACGTCAGCTCGCTCAAGGAGCTCGTGCGTCGCTGGTACCCGAGGGTGTTCTTCAACGCCCCTGAGAAGACCGGCGGCCACCGCGCGCTGGGCGACATCCAGGACTCGATCGTGGAGCTGCGCTACTACCGCGAGACGGTCCTCGCCCCGCTGCCCGGACCCGACTCCGACGCCTCCCGCGCCGCAGCCCAGAAGGTGTCCACCACGGGCACGCCTGCACACGTCCAGGCGGAGTCCACCGCGGACTGA
- a CDS encoding GntR family transcriptional regulator produces the protein MDDGRPLFEQIADALEGAVLDGSMPEGTQVPSINELAVFHRINPATALKGVNRLVDAGIVHKRRGIGMFVTEGARARLLEERRGDFVARHLAPVVARAKALGIQPDELADLIRKEMAR, from the coding sequence GTGGACGACGGACGGCCCCTGTTCGAGCAGATCGCCGACGCCCTCGAGGGCGCGGTGCTCGACGGTTCGATGCCGGAGGGCACGCAGGTGCCGTCCATCAACGAGCTCGCGGTGTTCCACCGGATCAACCCGGCCACCGCCCTCAAGGGCGTCAACCGCCTGGTCGACGCCGGCATCGTCCACAAGAGAAGGGGGATCGGGATGTTCGTGACGGAAGGAGCGCGAGCGCGACTGCTCGAGGAGCGTCGGGGAGACTTCGTCGCCCGGCACCTCGCGCCCGTCGTCGCCCGCGCCAAGGCGCTCGGGATCCAGCCCGACGAGCTGGCCGACCTGATCAGGAAGGAGATGGCGCGATGA
- a CDS encoding DUF4126 domain-containing protein: MFAALTGAGLSAAAGLNAFIPLVIVGIFARFTDVVELPDQLMWLQSWPVLILGLVLLAAEVVLDKIPGVDTVNDLIQTAVRPLVGGVIFAASASAAEFDDHRFWTDHPLIAGIVGAVIAAVVHISKTASRPAVNASTGGTGAPLASFAEDAIAVGLSFLAIFIPVLVVIVFVVLGVMFYRIVTSGRRRRKHKSLLQTQSRLAREAAQADGRGSRRERWRAWTSEYRERLGSRGGGSADSAPSAESPDAPAEATPRGQSPA; encoded by the coding sequence ATGTTCGCCGCACTGACCGGTGCCGGCCTCTCCGCCGCGGCGGGCCTCAACGCCTTCATCCCGCTGGTGATCGTCGGGATCTTCGCGCGGTTCACCGACGTGGTGGAGCTGCCCGACCAGCTGATGTGGCTGCAGTCCTGGCCGGTCCTCATCCTGGGGCTGGTCCTGCTGGCCGCCGAGGTGGTGCTGGACAAGATCCCCGGCGTCGACACGGTCAACGACCTGATCCAGACCGCGGTGCGTCCGCTGGTCGGCGGCGTCATCTTCGCGGCGAGCGCCTCGGCGGCAGAGTTCGACGACCACCGGTTCTGGACGGACCATCCCCTGATCGCAGGCATCGTCGGCGCGGTGATCGCGGCCGTGGTCCATATCTCCAAGACCGCCTCACGGCCCGCCGTGAACGCCTCCACGGGGGGAACCGGCGCACCGCTCGCATCGTTCGCGGAGGACGCGATCGCCGTCGGCCTCTCGTTCCTCGCGATCTTCATCCCCGTGCTCGTGGTGATCGTCTTCGTGGTGCTCGGCGTGATGTTCTACCGGATCGTCACGTCCGGCCGGAGACGACGCAAGCACAAGTCGCTGCTCCAGACCCAGAGCCGCCTGGCGCGCGAGGCCGCGCAGGCGGACGGACGCGGCTCCCGTCGCGAGCGCTGGCGGGCCTGGACCAGCGAGTATCGCGAACGGCTCGGCTCCCGCGGCGGCGGATCCGCGGACAGTGCTCCGTCAGCAGAGAGTCCCGATGCGCCCGCTGAAGCCACCCCGAGGGGTCAGTCGCCGGCCTGA
- a CDS encoding TIR domain-containing protein, which translates to MARNIFLSFHQADELEVNIWRRRFGGYFNEIRSLGLSEYGDDFADHIESGDSDYVMRKIREDKIAGTSCTVVLIGKCTWARRYVDWEIAATLRNFNDSQRGGLIAVQLPGAQDNGWSKLPPRLDLNVERDNGVDVGYARFYPPAPSDGTIAQWVEDAVARRDTLDPATGSTTGLMVRSRSCE; encoded by the coding sequence ATGGCACGCAACATCTTCCTGTCCTTCCACCAGGCCGACGAACTCGAAGTGAACATCTGGCGAAGGCGCTTCGGAGGGTACTTCAATGAGATTCGCAGTCTCGGTCTCAGTGAGTACGGAGATGACTTCGCTGACCACATCGAAAGCGGTGACAGCGACTACGTCATGCGCAAGATCCGCGAGGACAAGATCGCTGGTACGTCATGCACGGTGGTACTCATAGGCAAGTGCACTTGGGCACGTCGTTACGTGGACTGGGAGATAGCGGCGACGCTACGAAACTTCAATGACAGCCAGCGCGGTGGACTTATCGCAGTGCAGTTGCCCGGCGCGCAGGACAACGGCTGGTCGAAGCTGCCCCCGCGCCTGGACCTCAATGTCGAGAGGGACAACGGCGTCGACGTGGGCTATGCGCGGTTCTATCCTCCAGCTCCGAGTGACGGCACTATTGCGCAATGGGTGGAGGACGCTGTCGCTCGACGTGACACGCTAGACCCAGCGACCGGCTCGACAACCGGGCTGATGGTAAGAAGCCGCTCCTGCGAGTGA
- a CDS encoding glycine betaine ABC transporter substrate-binding protein — MHTRSGLLAAVAISAVALAGCTTYQDPSASDSMSAGTTESASMQAQACTPVAGDTLVVLADDMNLQLSDNVVPAVNADSATDPVMAALDVVSAALDTPTLIQLNKSVDVERQTSADVAAQFVSDNGLTAPQSGTGDLVVGTANFSENITLGEIYAAVLRDAGYTVEVRTIGSRETYMPALQSGEIDIVPEYAATATEYLNKAINGADAATIASGDIDTTMAAVAPLAEQSGIVFGTASAAQDQNAFATTQGFVDAYGVTTLSELAAACGPIILGGPAECPERAFCQVGLEDTYGIKIDSFLSLDAGGPLTKTAITDGDVALGLVFSSDGALG, encoded by the coding sequence ATGCACACCCGTTCCGGCCTTCTGGCCGCCGTCGCGATCTCCGCTGTCGCGCTCGCCGGCTGCACCACCTACCAGGACCCATCCGCCTCCGACTCGATGAGCGCAGGCACCACGGAGTCCGCCTCAATGCAGGCCCAGGCCTGCACCCCCGTCGCAGGAGACACGCTCGTGGTCCTGGCCGACGACATGAACCTCCAGCTGTCCGACAACGTGGTGCCGGCGGTCAACGCCGACTCCGCGACCGACCCCGTGATGGCCGCGCTCGACGTGGTCTCGGCGGCGCTCGACACTCCCACCCTCATCCAGCTCAACAAGTCGGTCGACGTGGAGCGCCAGACCTCCGCTGACGTCGCCGCTCAGTTCGTGTCCGACAACGGGCTCACCGCGCCCCAGTCAGGCACGGGAGACCTCGTGGTGGGAACGGCGAACTTCTCCGAGAACATCACGCTCGGCGAGATCTACGCCGCGGTCCTCCGCGACGCCGGCTACACCGTGGAGGTGCGGACCATCGGGTCCCGCGAGACCTACATGCCTGCGCTGCAGTCCGGCGAGATCGACATCGTCCCTGAGTACGCGGCGACCGCCACCGAGTACCTCAACAAGGCGATCAACGGTGCCGACGCCGCGACCATCGCGTCGGGCGACATCGACACCACGATGGCGGCCGTCGCTCCCCTGGCGGAGCAGTCCGGGATCGTGTTCGGCACCGCCTCGGCCGCTCAGGACCAGAACGCGTTCGCCACGACGCAGGGCTTCGTCGACGCGTACGGCGTGACCACGCTGTCGGAGCTCGCGGCCGCCTGCGGTCCGATCATCCTCGGCGGCCCCGCCGAGTGCCCCGAGCGCGCCTTCTGCCAGGTGGGCCTCGAGGACACCTACGGCATCAAGATCGACTCGTTCCTGTCGCTCGACGCGGGCGGTCCGCTCACGAAGACGGCGATCACCGATGGGGACGTGGCTCTCGGCCTCGTCTTCAGCTCGGACGGCGCTCTGGGCTGA
- a CDS encoding HIRAN domain-containing protein, whose product MTEGQVAPRAGWYTTESRGQVRFWDGNDWTEHHQRVDGLPDARSGSTGSSRGVALWIGIVLVLGGMMNLSSEDGPGGALVAIVLGLIAGSVWYLARRNAKQREAAEAALPFQPVHISTTPDGNHLAPPPIGEALEPWGACRDQLEVVGESYHPDAFIALFGGRIPTDSNGGQINDVAAIVPDFDNPHDSHAVAVWVRGQHVGYFDRDTARRWAPLLAKVERAGGYLEVPVRVWAAVRQSGWKARVTVRLPRPDEIAPANQPPSEGVVLPRGAKIQVTKEEDHMDVLTKYTNGDTVTMAVTLHAIHEIRARSATETVEVRIDGERVGILSPTQSANLLPLVKFVEERGQTAVAHAGLRGNALKADVTLDTLKAQDVSEEWLASLGPKTVDLNRPTRATYEWDD is encoded by the coding sequence ATGACTGAGGGGCAGGTAGCGCCACGCGCGGGCTGGTACACGACTGAGTCGCGCGGGCAGGTGCGTTTCTGGGATGGCAACGACTGGACCGAGCATCACCAGCGGGTCGATGGGCTTCCAGATGCCCGGTCGGGCAGCACCGGCTCATCCCGAGGGGTCGCCCTGTGGATCGGGATCGTCTTGGTCCTCGGTGGGATGATGAACCTCTCGAGCGAGGACGGCCCGGGCGGTGCTCTCGTCGCGATCGTCTTGGGTCTCATCGCGGGCTCTGTGTGGTACCTCGCGCGGCGCAATGCGAAGCAGCGCGAAGCCGCCGAGGCGGCACTGCCGTTCCAGCCCGTCCACATCTCCACGACCCCGGATGGCAACCACCTCGCACCGCCACCGATAGGGGAAGCGCTTGAGCCGTGGGGCGCGTGCCGCGACCAACTCGAGGTCGTCGGCGAGTCCTACCACCCCGACGCATTCATCGCCCTGTTCGGCGGACGCATCCCCACGGATTCCAACGGCGGCCAGATCAACGACGTCGCGGCGATCGTGCCCGACTTCGACAACCCCCACGACTCGCACGCTGTCGCAGTGTGGGTGCGCGGGCAGCACGTCGGGTACTTCGATCGCGACACGGCCCGCAGGTGGGCGCCACTGCTGGCCAAAGTGGAGCGGGCCGGGGGCTACCTCGAGGTCCCAGTAAGGGTCTGGGCGGCTGTCCGCCAGAGCGGCTGGAAAGCCCGCGTGACCGTCAGACTTCCGCGTCCCGACGAGATCGCGCCGGCCAACCAACCGCCGAGTGAAGGCGTTGTCCTGCCGCGTGGCGCGAAGATCCAGGTGACAAAGGAAGAGGACCACATGGATGTCCTCACGAAGTACACCAATGGCGACACGGTCACGATGGCGGTCACGCTCCACGCGATCCACGAGATCCGCGCACGCTCAGCGACCGAGACAGTCGAGGTGCGCATCGATGGGGAGCGCGTCGGCATCCTCTCCCCCACCCAGTCGGCGAACCTGCTGCCGCTAGTGAAGTTCGTCGAAGAGCGCGGACAGACAGCGGTAGCGCACGCGGGCCTGAGGGGCAACGCCCTCAAGGCAGACGTCACGCTCGACACGCTGAAGGCTCAGGACGTGTCCGAGGAGTGGCTCGCATCGCTCGGCCCGAAGACCGTCGACCTTAACCGACCCACGCGCGCAACCTACGAGTGGGACGACTAG
- a CDS encoding ABC transporter permease, whose amino-acid sequence MSVISDAWDYLTDPASWLGQYGVLREVAPGQWVLPRDSILALTIEHLGMSLGAVLAASALALPLGVWLGHLRRGGTTTVVVANVTRAMPTLALLTLFAASAIGFGNHAVVLAAAIFAFPPILTNAYTGMADVDADLREAALGQGLTRFQVATRVELPLAWPLIAAGLRTATVQTVATVPLAALVAGGGLGVIINTGLATQRYGQVLAGGLLVAALSLSVDWILGRLQVRLTPAPLRARARVSP is encoded by the coding sequence ATGAGCGTCATCTCCGACGCCTGGGACTACCTGACGGACCCCGCCAGCTGGCTGGGTCAGTACGGCGTGCTGCGCGAGGTGGCACCGGGCCAGTGGGTGCTTCCCCGCGACTCCATCCTGGCGCTCACGATCGAGCACCTGGGCATGTCCCTGGGCGCGGTCCTCGCCGCGTCTGCGCTCGCGCTGCCGCTCGGCGTGTGGCTCGGTCACCTGCGCCGGGGCGGCACCACCACGGTCGTCGTCGCGAACGTCACCCGCGCCATGCCGACCCTCGCCCTGCTGACGCTGTTCGCCGCCTCCGCCATCGGGTTCGGCAACCATGCGGTCGTCCTCGCTGCGGCCATCTTCGCGTTCCCGCCGATCCTCACCAACGCCTACACGGGCATGGCAGACGTGGACGCGGACCTTCGCGAGGCCGCCCTGGGCCAGGGACTCACCCGCTTCCAGGTGGCGACGCGCGTCGAGCTCCCTCTCGCCTGGCCGCTCATCGCGGCCGGGCTCAGGACGGCGACCGTGCAGACGGTGGCGACCGTGCCGCTGGCGGCACTCGTCGCGGGCGGTGGGCTGGGCGTCATCATCAACACCGGCCTGGCCACGCAGCGCTACGGGCAGGTGCTCGCGGGAGGGCTGCTGGTGGCGGCGCTGAGCCTCTCCGTCGACTGGATCCTGGGTCGGCTGCAGGTGCGGCTGACGCCCGCGCCGCTGCGTGCCCGTGCGCGTGTCAGCCCTTAG
- a CDS encoding AAA family ATPase produces the protein MTFADPGSTSSQTIPDRFSHAVNEHLVFNFAGIESWPLVLGIFGRPGDGKSFQLRRQLEQAGVLPISINAADLESDRAGLPGKLVLEKYEDAGHRIGEGTPATLVVDDFDTTVGEWAQSTTTVNHQQVLAQLMHLADSPTQAGGKSLRRVPVVITGNDLSKVYPPLRRPGRMRAFPWLPTHEERLEIVTGILGAVLAPSSIELLLRELPDAPIAFFSDLYVDILARAAEDEVRRAAGSLGALIQPRSTARGELESRLANNNLRAEEIHSLALSVWNERSIATQSYVGG, from the coding sequence ATGACTTTCGCAGATCCAGGATCGACGTCGAGCCAGACCATTCCGGACCGATTTTCCCATGCCGTCAATGAGCACCTAGTTTTCAACTTCGCCGGTATTGAGTCTTGGCCACTTGTGTTGGGGATATTCGGTAGGCCCGGTGACGGTAAGAGTTTCCAGCTGCGCAGGCAGTTGGAACAGGCGGGTGTGCTGCCGATCTCAATTAACGCGGCGGACTTGGAGAGCGATCGCGCGGGGTTGCCAGGGAAACTCGTGCTTGAGAAGTACGAGGACGCGGGGCACCGCATCGGTGAGGGCACCCCCGCCACACTTGTGGTCGACGATTTCGATACGACAGTCGGGGAGTGGGCGCAAAGCACGACCACGGTGAATCATCAGCAGGTCCTCGCTCAGCTCATGCACTTGGCAGACAGCCCAACGCAAGCCGGCGGAAAGAGCCTCCGCCGCGTGCCCGTCGTGATCACTGGAAATGATCTGTCGAAGGTGTACCCCCCGCTTCGAAGGCCAGGGCGGATGCGCGCATTCCCGTGGCTACCCACCCATGAAGAGCGCCTCGAAATCGTGACTGGAATCCTCGGCGCGGTCCTTGCTCCAAGCAGTATCGAGCTGCTCCTTCGAGAGTTGCCCGATGCCCCAATCGCCTTCTTCTCCGACTTGTACGTGGACATTCTCGCCCGAGCGGCGGAAGATGAAGTGCGTCGAGCAGCGGGGTCGCTCGGGGCATTGATACAACCGCGAAGCACTGCCCGAGGGGAACTGGAGAGCAGACTCGCGAACAACAATCTGCGGGCCGAGGAGATTCACTCGCTTGCGCTGAGCGTCTGGAACGAGCGCTCGATCGCGACGCAATCGTACGTTGGGGGATGA
- a CDS encoding alpha/beta hydrolase: MNTTTTTTLTARELDQIAQANASARPAAVLIHGLWLLAGSWDAWRDHLEDAGYAVVAAEWPQEPANVADARTNPGSFAGVGVQEVTDHIAEIASALHRRPVVIGHSFGGLLAQRIADLGLAAATVAIDPAPFKGVLPLPASTLKAASPVLGNPANRKRTVTLSFDEFRYGFANSVEEDEAHDLYDMFHVAAPGRPLFQAATANFTRGTATRVDTRNPARGPLLVISGERDNIVPRAVSHAAYRLQSRNEAATEFVEIPGRGHSLVIDSGWRTVADTALEFAARHDGNSTAA; this comes from the coding sequence ATGAACACCACCACGACCACCACCCTCACCGCACGCGAGCTCGACCAGATCGCGCAGGCCAACGCTTCGGCCCGCCCCGCCGCCGTGCTGATCCACGGACTCTGGCTGCTCGCAGGAAGCTGGGACGCCTGGCGCGACCACCTGGAGGACGCCGGCTACGCCGTCGTCGCCGCCGAATGGCCGCAGGAGCCCGCCAACGTCGCCGACGCCCGCACGAACCCCGGCTCCTTCGCAGGAGTGGGCGTCCAGGAGGTCACCGACCACATCGCCGAGATCGCCTCCGCGCTTCACCGCCGCCCCGTGGTGATCGGGCACTCCTTCGGAGGCCTGCTCGCGCAGCGCATCGCAGACCTCGGACTCGCCGCCGCCACCGTGGCCATCGACCCGGCACCCTTCAAGGGCGTGCTCCCGCTGCCCGCCTCGACGCTGAAGGCGGCGTCGCCTGTGCTGGGCAACCCTGCGAACAGGAAGCGCACGGTCACCCTGTCCTTCGACGAGTTCAGGTACGGATTCGCGAACTCTGTGGAGGAGGACGAGGCGCACGACCTCTACGACATGTTCCACGTCGCAGCCCCCGGCCGACCCCTGTTCCAGGCCGCAACCGCGAACTTCACCCGGGGAACCGCGACCCGCGTCGACACCCGCAACCCGGCCCGCGGCCCACTGCTCGTGATCTCGGGCGAGCGCGACAACATCGTGCCGCGCGCGGTCTCGCACGCCGCGTACCGCCTCCAGTCCCGCAACGAGGCAGCCACCGAGTTCGTCGAGATCCCGGGACGCGGCCACTCGCTGGTCATCGACTCGGGCTGGAGGACCGTGGCCGACACGGCGTTGGAGTTCGCCGCTCGCCACGACGGGAACAGTACCGCCGCCTGA
- a CDS encoding ABC transporter ATP-binding protein, giving the protein MDRTGIVLDGVRKEYADGTVAVGSLDLEVRGGEILALVGPSGCGKSTTLRMVNRLVEPSAGSITVAGTDVMDVDPVQLRRGIGYVIQHVGLFPHRTVAQNVATVPGLLGWDKAETKARVEELLALVGLPVEDYGARYPHELSGGERQRVGVARALAVRPPVLLMDEPFGAVDPQGRRRLQREFAAIQQELGTTVIMVTHDIREAVLLADRIAVLSRGGVLEQLGTPAEVTEAPANDFVEDFLADFDVEPRQAGD; this is encoded by the coding sequence ATGGATCGCACCGGCATCGTCCTCGACGGAGTCCGCAAGGAGTACGCCGACGGCACGGTCGCGGTCGGCTCGCTCGACCTCGAGGTGCGCGGAGGCGAGATCCTCGCACTGGTCGGCCCCTCCGGCTGCGGCAAGTCCACCACGCTGCGCATGGTGAACAGGCTCGTGGAGCCGTCCGCCGGCTCGATCACGGTCGCGGGCACCGACGTCATGGACGTGGACCCCGTCCAGCTGCGGCGCGGCATCGGCTACGTCATCCAGCATGTGGGGCTGTTCCCGCACAGGACCGTCGCGCAGAACGTCGCCACCGTGCCTGGGCTGCTCGGTTGGGACAAGGCCGAGACGAAGGCACGGGTGGAGGAGCTGCTCGCGCTCGTGGGCCTGCCCGTGGAGGACTACGGCGCCCGCTATCCGCACGAGCTGTCGGGCGGTGAGCGTCAGCGGGTGGGCGTGGCGCGCGCCCTGGCGGTGCGGCCGCCGGTGCTGCTCATGGACGAGCCCTTCGGCGCGGTCGACCCGCAGGGGAGACGTCGCCTGCAGCGGGAGTTCGCGGCCATCCAGCAGGAGCTCGGCACCACGGTCATCATGGTCACGCACGACATCCGGGAGGCGGTGCTGCTCGCCGACCGCATCGCGGTCCTGAGCCGCGGCGGGGTGCTGGAGCAGCTGGGCACGCCTGCCGAGGTCACCGAGGCGCCGGCGAACGACTTCGTGGAGGACTTCCTGGCCGACTTCGACGTGGAGCCGCGTCAGGCCGGCGACTGA
- a CDS encoding toll/interleukin-1 receptor domain-containing protein: protein MTVAPPILDVFVVWHPDDVEGRERFTEIHEHFHSPAFSGLAGGAVEVYGRSEPWTDGSAPRPFGIEEPLCEGLPAAQFNMIVVVVDANLLRAGADPGNPWNAYLHEIVRLRKDHGVGVFPIIAEGLNWETSVVGAILGEVQSLPQAVSRDRGLLGRELAQAISQQIRGRAGLSERLTVFVSHTKHGSLAEAKDVGPAMYEHVRDFIQSSHLSAFFDAQDIQPGDAWADTLEQAAASSALLMIRTDVYAAREWTQREVCTAKRSGMPVVCMHALTAGEERGSFLMDHVPSVVSHLGDPGPGVARALNRLVDETLKYTLWRAQTSYLSDHGFDWLPAQSPEPTTLAPWLIAHQEVAPDDKHLWVIHPDPPLGEAEREVLLELCAMAGFKVDVDILTPRTFAARGGELKR, encoded by the coding sequence GTGACTGTAGCGCCACCGATTCTCGACGTTTTCGTGGTTTGGCATCCAGACGATGTCGAAGGTCGCGAACGCTTCACTGAGATACATGAGCACTTCCACAGTCCAGCGTTCTCCGGTCTCGCAGGCGGAGCGGTTGAAGTGTACGGACGCAGCGAGCCGTGGACAGACGGTAGCGCACCACGCCCTTTTGGTATCGAAGAGCCTCTTTGTGAGGGTCTCCCCGCCGCACAGTTCAACATGATCGTGGTTGTTGTCGACGCGAACCTGCTCCGCGCCGGTGCCGACCCAGGTAACCCGTGGAATGCATACCTTCACGAGATAGTCCGGCTGAGGAAGGATCACGGCGTCGGGGTGTTTCCGATCATTGCGGAAGGGCTGAACTGGGAGACCAGCGTCGTGGGCGCGATCCTTGGTGAAGTTCAGAGCCTTCCGCAGGCTGTGAGCAGGGACCGCGGGTTGCTCGGACGCGAGCTCGCACAGGCGATATCTCAGCAGATCCGGGGGAGAGCGGGGTTGTCTGAGCGACTGACGGTGTTCGTCAGTCACACCAAGCATGGTTCACTAGCGGAGGCAAAGGATGTAGGTCCGGCGATGTACGAACACGTACGAGACTTCATCCAGAGCTCGCACCTGTCGGCCTTCTTCGATGCGCAGGACATTCAGCCCGGTGACGCTTGGGCCGACACGCTCGAGCAGGCCGCTGCCAGCAGTGCGCTACTGATGATTCGCACCGATGTGTACGCCGCCCGTGAGTGGACTCAGCGCGAGGTTTGCACGGCGAAGCGCAGCGGCATGCCGGTCGTTTGCATGCATGCGCTGACTGCGGGTGAGGAGCGGGGCTCCTTCCTCATGGACCACGTTCCGTCAGTAGTGAGTCACTTGGGTGACCCCGGACCTGGAGTCGCACGCGCTCTCAATCGGCTGGTGGATGAGACACTCAAGTACACCCTCTGGCGAGCGCAGACTTCGTATCTGTCCGACCACGGCTTCGACTGGCTTCCGGCCCAATCCCCCGAGCCGACCACTCTTGCCCCTTGGTTGATTGCGCACCAAGAGGTTGCCCCGGACGACAAGCATCTCTGGGTGATACACCCTGACCCACCGCTCGGCGAAGCCGAGCGCGAAGTCCTGCTGGAACTATGCGCGATGGCTGGCTTCAAGGTTGACGTGGACATCCTGACTCCACGGACATTCGCCGCTCGCGGCGGAGAGCTCAAGAGATGA
- a CDS encoding TetR/AcrR family transcriptional regulator has translation MTAPGGVSTDPRERLASTASDLFYREGIHSVGVDRILAEAGMSRATMYRHFGGKEDLVVAYLQREDALIRAQVASADADGGLLRAAVHGIADDVERRHTRGCPFINAAAEYPDEASAVRRLIATHRAWFRGALTQAAAAAGVADPERVAGALMMLRDAALVGGYLDGAASIRSAFLDAASAVSGVDLT, from the coding sequence ATGACAGCACCAGGCGGCGTCAGCACGGATCCGCGCGAGCGTCTCGCGTCGACCGCGTCGGACCTCTTCTACAGGGAGGGGATCCACTCCGTCGGAGTGGACAGGATCCTCGCCGAGGCCGGCATGTCCCGGGCCACCATGTACCGCCACTTCGGCGGCAAGGAGGACCTGGTGGTGGCGTACCTGCAGCGTGAGGACGCCCTGATCCGCGCCCAGGTCGCCTCGGCGGACGCGGATGGCGGGCTGTTGAGGGCGGCGGTCCACGGGATCGCCGACGATGTGGAGCGGCGGCACACTCGTGGCTGCCCCTTCATCAACGCCGCGGCGGAGTACCCCGACGAGGCGAGTGCGGTGCGGCGGCTCATCGCCACCCACCGTGCCTGGTTCCGGGGCGCGCTCACCCAGGCGGCTGCGGCCGCGGGCGTCGCCGATCCTGAACGGGTGGCGGGAGCTCTCATGATGCTGCGCGACGCAGCCCTCGTGGGCGGTTACCTCGACGGCGCGGCTTCGATCCGCTCGGCGTTCCTGGACGCAGCGTCGGCGGTGTCAGGGGTGGACCTCACGTGA
- a CDS encoding ABC transporter permease — protein MDEVPNPWFSWDYLARNSDEVLRQLGIHTTLTLQAILIAAAVALPLAMLARRVPRLAAPIMGVSGVMYTVPSFALFALLAPFTGIGRTTVLIGLVVYALLVLVRNTLVGLEGVDADVVDAARGLGYSPTRLLLTVELPNALPSILAGLRIATVSTVALVTVGVVVGYGGLGQLMFRGFQSDYRAQILTASILCLLLALILDLALVLLGRVAMPWMRRRRAA, from the coding sequence ATGGACGAGGTCCCCAATCCGTGGTTCTCCTGGGACTACCTCGCGCGCAACTCCGACGAGGTGCTCAGGCAGCTCGGCATCCACACGACGCTGACGCTGCAGGCGATCCTCATCGCCGCGGCGGTCGCACTGCCTCTCGCCATGCTCGCGCGCCGCGTCCCGCGCCTCGCCGCGCCCATCATGGGGGTCAGCGGGGTCATGTACACGGTCCCTTCGTTCGCGCTCTTCGCGCTGCTCGCACCCTTCACCGGGATCGGCCGGACGACGGTCCTGATCGGGCTGGTGGTCTACGCGCTGCTGGTGCTCGTGCGCAACACGCTCGTGGGCCTGGAGGGCGTGGACGCCGACGTGGTGGACGCGGCTCGCGGCCTGGGCTACTCCCCCACGCGCCTGCTGCTGACCGTCGAGCTCCCGAACGCGTTGCCGTCCATCCTCGCGGGTCTGCGCATCGCGACCGTGTCCACCGTCGCGCTCGTCACCGTGGGCGTCGTCGTCGGGTACGGGGGCCTGGGTCAGCTGATGTTCCGCGGCTTCCAGTCGGACTACCGCGCCCAGATCCTCACCGCGTCGATCCTGTGCCTGCTGCTGGCGCTGATCCTGGACCTCGCGCTGGTGCTGCTGGGTCGAGTCGCGATGCCTTGGATGCGCAGGAGGCGGGCCGCATGA